In a genomic window of Pseudomonas oryzihabitans:
- a CDS encoding 3'-5' exonuclease: MSRLDVVIDLETMSTLPNAAIVSIGAVAVRDRVPVGEFYVRVQLETALDVGCAVDGDTMEWWMRQDVDARQEVDGSQEAGSLYQALTDLEAWLQQTAAGDRFLVWGKGPSFECTILTSAYRAFRRDAPWFFRNERCMRTLLDLYWEAADLPFEGIRHHALHDARHEAAQLIMALTLHESRPAT; the protein is encoded by the coding sequence ATGAGCCGGCTGGACGTCGTGATCGACCTCGAGACCATGAGCACCCTGCCCAATGCTGCCATCGTGAGCATCGGCGCGGTGGCGGTGCGGGATCGAGTACCAGTGGGCGAGTTCTACGTCCGTGTGCAGCTGGAGACGGCGCTGGACGTCGGCTGCGCTGTCGACGGCGACACCATGGAATGGTGGATGCGCCAGGATGTGGACGCGCGCCAGGAGGTCGACGGCTCACAGGAGGCCGGCAGCCTGTACCAGGCGCTGACAGACCTTGAGGCCTGGCTGCAGCAGACCGCCGCCGGCGACCGGTTCTTGGTCTGGGGCAAAGGCCCGAGCTTCGAGTGCACCATCCTGACCAGCGCCTATCGAGCCTTCAGGCGGGACGCGCCCTGGTTCTTCCGCAACGAGCGCTGCATGCGCACGCTGCTGGACCTCTACTGGGAAGCCGCTGACCTGCCCTTCGAGGGGATCCGGCACCACGCGCTGCACGACGCCCGGCACGAGGCGGCCCAGCTGATCATGGCGCTGACCCTGCACGAGTCGAGGCCAGCAACATGA